The genomic window ttaaaacacGTTGCTATTCGAATAACGAGTATTGAAGGATTTAGGGTCAGCACTCACTTATTTCTACATCacttttcgtctatttttttcttcttttgaataagaaagctaattaattaattattcataaaataataactaattgtaAAACAGATTGAAATAGTGAGCGCTGTTCCATGACAAAGGATGTTATTAGTGGGGAAAATGATTTGGATAAAGGAGGTCCCTTCCTCATAGGAGACGAAGCAATTCTTGGAGGAAGGACTTTATTTGCATTTACTTTCTGTCTTAGAGACTTAGCCTCTAGAggtcaaaaaagaatttactcTATTTTCATTCTTCTACATGATCATTTCTGGCTTCTTCAGTCCATCAACTTCATTTATGGTACTTTTAAACAAATGTCAATGAGGTTTCAGTCTAAAGcaaatgaactttttgataCTCAAGACTCTTCAAAGTTAAAGAATCTTTCTCATCTACTGGGGGATGAACACTTGTATGTTCGACTCCATCGCCAATTTATAGGAATACTCAAAATCATTGGGAAGAACTTTCAGGACACCATTCACCATGGACAGCCTTTAGAAGACATCTATGTTTCTAATAAAGAGAAGGAGGAACTAGGATATTGCGATTTTAAAGAGATTTTTGACCTCTTGGAACCCCAAAATCAAAAGCTACTCATATATAGACTTCTTACAAATAGAGGAGTGGTCATTTATGGTGAGAATATGAATCAGTTAGCAAAGGTACTATCTCTTTTGAGCATATTCTTACCCCATCACAGCCatgcaaaattaaaaagtaattcttCGGGTAGCTTAGGCATTCTTGATGGAAACGAAATTTCTATTCATCTAAACACAAACATGACATTTTCAGAGCTCAACTCCTATCTCCCTTCACCATTGCCAGTTCTAGTTCTTAGAATAATTAACATACTCCAAAAAACATCATATTTGAATGGTGAATcgattcataaacatattttgcatCTACGAGAAGAAATCTTTGGACTGTCAAAactgtattatattatacaatttacgGCAAATAAAGACAAACTAAA from Lepeophtheirus salmonis chromosome 1, UVic_Lsal_1.4, whole genome shotgun sequence includes these protein-coding regions:
- the BHD gene encoding folliculin, whose product is MNNAILGVVHYCEFHGPQPIFITESVLTPLSSTTCNTTAKPGVVENACILCQTIPKETGYFVSQDKQLPSLHFLSSTPWPDEENDSYKLLKHVAIRITSIEGFRDVISGENDLDKGGPFLIGDEAILGGRTLFAFTFCLRDLASRGQKRIYSIFILLHDHFWLLQSINFIYGTFKQMSMRFQSKANELFDTQDSSKLKNLSHLLGDEHLYVRLHRQFIGILKIIGKNFQDTIHHGQPLEDIYVSNKEKEELGYCDFKEIFDLLEPQNQKLLIYRLLTNRGVVIYGENMNQLAKVLSLLSIFLPHHSHAKLKSNSSGSLGILDGNEISIHLNTNMTFSELNSYLPSPLPVLVLRIINILQKTSYLNGESIHKHILHLREEIFGLSKLYYIIQFTANKDKLKTVLRAMNLSYSDKEVLEIWSQYLRSSFRS